A single Heliomicrobium undosum DNA region contains:
- a CDS encoding GNAT family N-acetyltransferase gives MTAYDVVETLTDTQIEEAYELCKREWWGKERKLDEFKKAVRHSSVVLAFRDLESEKIIAFARVITDFTYKAMLVDIVVDEGYRGRGLGRQMMERIIRHPELESVHIFELFCAPELVQFYEKWGFGERLGKVRCMRRRVFA, from the coding sequence ATGACGGCTTATGACGTGGTGGAAACACTGACAGATACACAGATAGAGGAAGCCTATGAACTGTGCAAGCGGGAATGGTGGGGGAAGGAGCGCAAGTTGGACGAATTCAAAAAGGCCGTTCGTCATTCCAGCGTCGTTTTGGCCTTTCGCGACTTGGAGTCTGAGAAAATCATCGCCTTTGCCCGGGTGATCACAGACTTTACCTATAAGGCCATGCTGGTCGACATCGTTGTGGATGAGGGATACAGAGGCAGGGGACTGGGGCGGCAGATGATGGAGCGGATCATCCGCCATCCGGAACTGGAATCGGTACATATCTTTGAACTCTTTTGCGCGCCGGAATTGGTGCAGTTTTATGAGAAGTGGGGGTTTGGTGAGCGGTTGGGGAAGGTGAGGTGTATGCGGAGAAGGGTATTCGCTTAG